From Bradyrhizobium sp. NDS-1, the proteins below share one genomic window:
- a CDS encoding multidrug effflux MFS transporter translates to MADLINTAPRDIPTSSALPIAVLSVLTAMGTLATNILLPSLPHIAISLNVTTAVVTSAITVFLAVFGLGQLLVGPLSDRYGRRWPVLIGFAVFFAGSIWCGLATDLPNLLAGRVVQATGACATAVLSRAIARDMFSGAALARAMALIMIVMSAAAGFSPLLGGALDHSLGWRAEFALIAAFAAVGAVAYGIVLGETHNSIRTPLNPAAIGRTYAGLIGDRRFAIPATTSSLIIGGMFSMFSAAPRLFIEALHFTPIQVGLFFVGTAFIVAAAGMLATRLAPRYGLDGPIRAGLGATAASNLAILLISMISPTFLPFLGAMCVFLLGAGVVIPLATARALSPFGEKAGAASALLGFLQMMIAAIGVWLAATVSHEAMLALGVVMSAFSLLALGLYARGAGP, encoded by the coding sequence ATGGCAGACCTTATCAACACCGCGCCGCGGGACATTCCCACTTCCAGCGCCCTGCCGATCGCGGTCCTTTCCGTCCTAACCGCGATGGGAACGCTGGCGACCAACATCTTGCTGCCGTCTCTGCCGCACATTGCGATCTCATTGAACGTCACGACTGCGGTGGTCACGTCCGCCATCACCGTCTTTCTTGCGGTGTTCGGATTGGGCCAGCTCCTGGTCGGACCGCTTTCGGATCGCTACGGAAGACGTTGGCCGGTCCTGATCGGATTTGCCGTGTTCTTCGCGGGCAGCATCTGGTGCGGTCTGGCAACCGACCTGCCGAATCTCCTTGCCGGCCGCGTCGTGCAGGCAACAGGGGCTTGTGCGACGGCAGTGCTGTCTCGCGCCATCGCCCGCGACATGTTTAGTGGCGCAGCGCTGGCACGCGCGATGGCGCTCATCATGATCGTGATGTCCGCCGCTGCCGGGTTCTCGCCACTGCTTGGCGGCGCACTCGACCACAGTCTTGGCTGGCGCGCCGAATTCGCGCTGATCGCGGCCTTTGCTGCCGTCGGCGCCGTTGCCTACGGCATCGTTCTCGGCGAAACACACAATTCGATCCGCACGCCGCTCAACCCAGCTGCCATCGGCAGGACCTATGCCGGCTTGATTGGCGACCGTCGCTTCGCTATCCCCGCGACCACCTCGAGCCTCATCATAGGTGGCATGTTCTCAATGTTTTCCGCTGCGCCGCGCCTATTCATCGAAGCGCTGCACTTCACGCCGATCCAAGTAGGCCTCTTTTTCGTCGGCACCGCCTTCATCGTAGCCGCCGCGGGTATGCTTGCAACAAGATTGGCACCACGCTACGGGCTCGATGGCCCGATCCGGGCCGGCTTGGGCGCGACGGCCGCCAGCAACCTTGCAATCCTGCTGATCTCGATGATCAGCCCGACTTTCCTGCCTTTTCTGGGCGCGATGTGCGTTTTTCTTCTCGGCGCGGGTGTTGTCATTCCACTGGCCACTGCGCGGGCGCTTTCTCCATTCGGGGAGAAGGCCGGCGCCGCCTCGGCGCTGCTGGGTTTCTTGCAGATGATGATCGCCGCGATCGGCGTATGGCTTGCTGCTACGGTGTCACATGAAGCAATGTTGGCGCTGGGCGTCGTGATGAGCGCGTTTTCCCTGCTTGCCCTTGGCCTGTACGCGCGGGGCGCAGGACCTTGA